From the Nitrospinota bacterium genome, one window contains:
- a CDS encoding 2-oxoacid:acceptor oxidoreductase family protein encodes MKEIRIYGRRMPYILNNFLEGAKILAKAAVFEGKYVQIREPWDFLRGGRPNAVTLRIDTKPINTLAKDYRLDMVVVSERDLVVVSKFGIVEKIDITHYLKNDGIILLNTKDRIPLQDYDERIINLDMNQIAVDYNTGLRFPLVGAINKLLSLVSEKSLQQAIRDASEGDSFANNLKAAEKAYSKLEESKKLSSMKSSQTSKAMNNLKKVKI; translated from the coding sequence ATGAAAGAGATTAGAATATATGGAAGAAGGATGCCCTACATATTGAATAACTTTTTGGAGGGGGCAAAAATTTTGGCAAAGGCTGCTGTTTTTGAAGGCAAATATGTACAGATAAGGGAACCATGGGACTTTTTAAGGGGAGGAAGACCAAACGCCGTTACCTTAAGAATAGACACAAAGCCGATAAATACACTAGCTAAGGATTACCGCTTAGACATGGTTGTTGTTTCAGAAAGGGATTTGGTAGTTGTCTCAAAATTTGGCATTGTTGAGAAGATTGATATTACCCACTATTTAAAGAATGATGGGATTATTCTTTTGAATACCAAGGATAGGATTCCGCTTCAGGATTATGATGAGAGAATCATAAATCTTGATATGAATCAGATTGCAGTCGATTACAATACAGGGCTTCGATTTCCTCTGGTAGGTGCCATCAATAAACTTCTCAGCTTGGTGTCTGAAAAATCATTACAACAGGCGATTCGTGATGCATCAGAGGGGGATAGTTTTGCAAACAACTTAAAGGCTGCTGAGAAGGCATACTCAAAGCTAGAAGAATCAAAAAAGTTATCCTCCATGAAGAGTAGCCAGACAAGTAAGGCCATGAATAATCTAAAAAAAGTTAAGATATAA
- a CDS encoding thiamine pyrophosphate-dependent enzyme, giving the protein MVDNNKRRGQELVSEEGLYTTPDVIKGTLCEGCGGIMALKTIINVLGKNTVVSIPASCMANVSATQKKTSFRIPFVHTLFGSAPAVSTGLKAAYDALNKKDINIVTIAGDSGSLDIGFQALSGQASRNDNVLHICYDNEAAMATGGQVNSTSPNKALTLTTPMGSPFIKKNGPAIMVAHRIPYVATASISHVKDLELKIRKAMKIHGMKYIHILAPCPISWDYDFKKTEEMANLAVKTGLWMLYEVESGSFSLTYKPSQRISVREFFESQGRYSLLTEEDINTIQNEIDNMWRDIDERD; this is encoded by the coding sequence ATGGTTGATAATAATAAAAGAAGAGGGCAGGAGTTAGTATCAGAAGAGGGATTGTATACTACCCCAGACGTAATTAAAGGGACTCTTTGTGAGGGTTGTGGAGGGATTATGGCCCTAAAGACGATTATTAATGTCTTAGGTAAGAATACTGTCGTTTCAATTCCAGCCAGCTGCATGGCCAATGTAAGTGCTACCCAGAAAAAAACATCTTTCAGGATTCCCTTTGTTCATACTCTCTTTGGGTCAGCCCCGGCTGTGAGTACAGGGTTGAAGGCTGCCTACGATGCATTAAACAAGAAAGACATTAATATTGTTACGATTGCTGGGGATAGCGGGAGTCTTGATATCGGGTTTCAAGCATTATCGGGTCAGGCATCCAGAAATGATAATGTTCTCCATATATGCTATGATAATGAAGCAGCTATGGCAACAGGGGGTCAGGTCAATTCTACTTCTCCAAATAAGGCATTAACCTTAACAACCCCGATGGGTTCTCCCTTTATTAAGAAGAACGGACCTGCAATTATGGTGGCTCATAGAATTCCTTACGTAGCAACAGCATCCATATCTCATGTTAAAGATTTAGAGCTTAAGATAAGAAAGGCAATGAAGATTCATGGAATGAAGTATATCCACATCTTGGCTCCCTGTCCCATATCATGGGACTATGATTTTAAAAAGACAGAAGAGATGGCGAATTTGGCAGTTAAGACAGGCCTTTGGATGCTATATGAAGTAGAATCTGGTTCCTTTTCTCTAACCTATAAACCCTCGCAAAGAATATCGGTTAGAGAATTTTTTGAATCCCAGGGGAGATATAGCCTCTTGACAGAAGAGGATATTAATACAATTCAAAATGAGATTGATAATATGTGGAGAGATATTGATGAAAGAGATTAG